A genomic stretch from Clavelina lepadiformis chromosome 5, kaClaLepa1.1, whole genome shotgun sequence includes:
- the LOC143460961 gene encoding N-fatty-acyl-amino acid synthase/hydrolase PM20D1-like, translating to MRKALKFVCALLSLLIALLVVSCIRTFLLTVSRSAAPTPCHRNESQGYITSEDAWPRFKKALQFRTVSNAPHVYNRKDLQEFVTFLLQSYPQVFQSPHVRRDIINEYSLLISVSGKNRSLTPYLLAAHLDVVPVVQEEWTHDGFGAEEEDDGSMVYARGAIDDKSNVIAQLEALSFLISKGIQPQRGFFLAFGHDEEVGGHDGAARIAEELWKRGIHDLDFVLDEGLTVLKDLFQGLPNNIAGIGVTEKGSLHLNLSVHSEGGHSSMPPKQTSIGILSAALAKLEANQHDIIFDEMTHNFVESISLDMPFPLNVVTSNLWLFKPLVARALAKGVSESMVRTTTAVTMFQGGLKPNVIPPTAWAVINHRIHPKQTIAEIIDRNRAVVNDKRVTITPLPGSYNAHPVSPHHPKKDRPYRLIRDTLLQIYPNVVTAPLPLVANTDTKHYLSFSKHVFRHNPIVLDVKTELHRIHGRDERLSKANLESAINFYYHLMMNADSDEHPDKSHSHSSEL from the exons ATGCGAAAAGCTCTAAAATTTGTGTGCGCTTTACTGTCTTTGCTTATTGCGCTGCTCGTCGTGAGTTGTATTCGAACATTTCTCCTGACTGTGTCCCGCTCAGCTGCACCGACTCCTTGCCACAGAAATGAAAGCCAAGGATACATCACCAGCGAAGATGCATGGCCCCGTTTTAAAAAAGCCTTACAATTTCGCACTGTATCCAACGCTCCACACGTTTACAATAGGAAGGATTTACAGGAATTCGTAACCTTTTTACTGCAAA GTTATCCACAAGTATTTCAGTCTCCTCATGTACGTCGTGACATCATAAACGAATATAGTCTCCTTATCTCGGTCAGTGGGAAAAACAGATCTCTCACACCTTATCTGCTGGCAGCTCATTTAGACGTGGTTCCCGTAGTCCAAGAGGAATGGACCCATGACGGGTTTGGAGCAGAGGAAGAGGACGATGGATCAATGGTTTATGCAAGAGGGGCGATTGACGACAAATCGAACGTGATC GCCCAACTAGAAGCTTTGAGTTTTCTTATTTCTAAAGGAATTCAGCCACAACGGGGCTTTTTTCTCGCTTTTGGCCATGACGAGGAG GTTGGTGGTCATGATGGTGCTGCCCGTATAGCAGAAGAGTTGTGGAAGCGTGGTATACATGACTTAGACTTTGTCTTGGACGAAGGACTTACggttttaaaagatttatttcAAGGATTACCAAATAATATTGCTGG AATTGGGGTTACCGAAAAAGGGTCACTTCATTTAAATCTTTCGGTTCATTCTGAAGGTGGCCATTCTTCCATGCCGCCCAAGCAAACCAGCATCGGAATTCTTTCTGCAGCGTTGGCCAA GTTAGAAGCCAATCAGCACGACATTATTTTTGACGAAATGACGCATAATTTTGTTGAATCAATTTCGCTTGATATGCCGTTTCCGTTGAACGTTGTTACTTCAAACTTGTGGCTGTTTAAG CCTTTGGTTGCCCGTGCCTTGGCCAAAGGTGTTTCGGAAAGCATGGTTCGAACCACAACTGCGGTAACCATGTTTCAAGGTGGGCTCAAACCAAATGTAATTCCACCCACAGCTTGGGCTGTTATCAATCATCGAATTCATCCAAAACAAACCATTGCTGAG ATTATTGATAGAAACAGAGCGGTTGTTAACGACAAGCGTGTCACTATCACGCCACTGCCTGGAAGCTATAATGCCCACCCAGTGTCGCCACATCACCCAAAGAAAGACCGACCATATCGACTTATTAGGGACactttattgcaaatatatcCCAACGTTGTGACCGCGCCAC TTCCTCTGGTTGCAAACACTGACACTAAACATTACTTGTCATTTTCCAAGCATGTCTTTCGACACAACCCCATTGTGCTCGACGTTAAGACTGAGTTGCACAG AATACACGGCCGAGACGAAAGATTATCCAAAGCGAATCTTGAATCAGCCATAAATTTCTATTATCATTTGATGATGAATGCAGACTCAGACGAACATCCTGACAAATCTCACTCACACTCGTCAGAACTTTGA